A single window of Luteipulveratus halotolerans DNA harbors:
- a CDS encoding MFS transporter, whose amino-acid sequence MTSPTTSSPPSTASASQHVLRLLIVIQLVSMSGRGVFFAVGALYFTQVVGLDVQAVGLALTVAGGVGVIATYVAGLASDRWPARTLMVLALLVEGAALAALPWCDTIGVYAVLAGIEAAMSRGCWTARQTLLARAFTGADRTPARAKMRVATNLGIGLGSGLAALVLADGRAGTFRWAMTLAALMYLFAAYAAVRVPADRPSPAGVVTTAETVVAADDDVLAPWRNRRYLATAAINGAVVTHFAVVEVGLPVWLVTRTSAPPVLVSVLLALNTAVIVLLQVRLNRGFENPRTAASGFLRGGLLLASACGAYALAPSAGAVVASLVLIAGGLVHAVGEILTSGAGFSLGYELADERAMGRYQGFFGAAQSVGMMLGPVLVASVVAAGWWAWVALGVLYAGLAVAGYVTGRRTTTAAAPATATVAT is encoded by the coding sequence GTGACATCTCCGACGACCTCGTCCCCGCCCTCCACCGCCTCGGCATCGCAGCACGTGCTGCGCCTGCTCATCGTCATCCAGCTGGTGAGCATGTCCGGGCGCGGCGTGTTCTTCGCGGTGGGGGCGCTGTACTTCACCCAGGTGGTCGGTCTGGACGTGCAGGCCGTCGGCCTGGCACTGACCGTCGCGGGCGGCGTCGGTGTGATCGCCACGTACGTCGCGGGGCTGGCCTCCGACCGGTGGCCGGCGCGCACGCTGATGGTGCTCGCCCTGCTGGTCGAGGGCGCCGCGCTGGCCGCACTCCCGTGGTGCGACACGATCGGGGTCTACGCCGTGCTCGCGGGCATCGAGGCCGCGATGAGCCGCGGCTGCTGGACCGCCCGCCAGACGCTGCTCGCCCGTGCGTTCACCGGCGCGGACCGCACACCCGCACGGGCGAAGATGCGGGTCGCCACCAACCTCGGCATCGGGCTCGGCTCCGGTCTCGCCGCGCTGGTGCTGGCCGACGGTCGGGCGGGGACGTTCCGGTGGGCCATGACGCTCGCGGCGCTGATGTACCTCTTCGCTGCGTACGCCGCCGTCCGGGTCCCGGCCGACCGGCCCTCTCCGGCCGGTGTCGTCACGACGGCCGAGACGGTGGTCGCGGCAGACGATGACGTGCTCGCGCCGTGGCGCAACCGCCGCTACCTCGCGACGGCGGCGATCAACGGCGCCGTCGTCACACACTTCGCGGTGGTCGAGGTCGGCCTGCCGGTCTGGCTGGTCACCCGCACGTCCGCGCCGCCGGTGCTCGTCAGCGTCCTGCTCGCCCTCAACACGGCGGTCATCGTGCTGCTGCAGGTCCGGCTCAACCGCGGGTTCGAGAACCCGCGAACGGCGGCGTCCGGCTTCCTCCGCGGCGGCCTGCTGCTCGCGTCCGCGTGCGGTGCGTACGCCCTTGCCCCGAGCGCCGGTGCCGTCGTCGCCTCGCTGGTGCTGATCGCCGGCGGGCTCGTGCACGCGGTCGGCGAGATCCTCACCTCGGGGGCCGGGTTCTCCTTGGGCTACGAGCTGGCCGACGAGCGCGCGATGGGCCGCTACCAGGGGTTCTTCGGCGCCGCGCAGTCGGTCGGCATGATGCTCGGCCCGGTGCTCGTCGCGTCGGTCGTCGCCGCCGGCTGGTGGGCATGGGTCGCACTCGGTGTGCTGTACGCCGGCCTCGCCGTCGCGGGTTACGTCACCGGCCGTCGTACGACGACCGCTGCGGCACCGGCCACGGCGACGGTCGCGACGTGA
- a CDS encoding protein kinase family protein: MEGISRGATLGDRYELSRALSSRDDVEQWIATDTTLGREVTITCFAADHPYAAAALDSARRVAGVEDHRLVRVLDVGTDDEVSFVVEEAVHHASSVAALLREDTLPAEEVRRVIGEAASGLETARARGLHHLILTPHHVLRARDGSIQVSGVAIGAALDGRDDEQSSNASRDDVVALVKVAYAGLTGHWPGPDDVPGVPQAERRADGMLPGPTELVSGVPGDLDTLARTTLNDDEGPLTPGELARQLSPWSSEQVFGVGGKTPQAGRTGSRAGATSAGPAHGKAAAGAAVGAAAGASAGRAASYSEERASGPRTTDDDETTVATFAGTDDDPTMVGRRPELDRDATAAYRPVQVPSRIDEDDDYEELEPPLPLLNSGREEPDRDSSRLALAIVAGVVAIALILAFFGLRNLFSPGDDEPDQAATSAPSATSSQSAPSTSSRPPSTSTTPAGGPITVQSISGFDPEGRGNEHNELAFKAIDGDPETAWRSYIYKSETFGRLKSGVGLMLNLGEAQDVRSVSVTLKGSASSDMTVYVTDEKRLRDAQELGKISGSGEQTATAAQPVKGRYVIVWITKLAQESGDEFRDQISEIKVSS; the protein is encoded by the coding sequence GTGGAGGGCATCAGCCGTGGCGCGACGCTCGGTGACCGCTACGAGCTGAGCCGTGCGCTCTCCAGCCGCGACGACGTCGAGCAGTGGATCGCCACGGACACCACCCTCGGGCGCGAGGTCACGATCACCTGCTTCGCCGCCGACCACCCCTACGCCGCCGCCGCGCTCGACTCCGCACGTCGGGTGGCCGGGGTCGAGGACCACCGTCTCGTGCGTGTGCTCGACGTCGGCACCGATGACGAGGTCTCGTTCGTCGTCGAGGAGGCCGTCCATCACGCGTCCTCCGTCGCGGCCCTGCTGCGCGAGGACACCCTCCCGGCCGAAGAAGTCCGTCGGGTCATCGGTGAGGCGGCCTCCGGCCTCGAGACCGCTCGTGCCCGCGGGCTGCACCACCTGATCCTCACGCCCCACCACGTGCTGCGCGCTCGTGACGGCTCGATCCAGGTGTCCGGTGTCGCCATCGGCGCCGCCCTCGACGGCCGTGACGACGAGCAGTCCTCCAACGCCTCCCGTGACGACGTGGTCGCCCTGGTCAAGGTCGCGTACGCCGGTCTCACCGGCCACTGGCCCGGCCCCGACGACGTCCCCGGAGTTCCCCAGGCCGAGCGGCGCGCCGACGGCATGCTGCCCGGCCCGACCGAGCTCGTGTCCGGGGTGCCGGGCGACCTCGACACGCTCGCCCGGACGACCCTCAACGACGACGAGGGCCCGCTCACCCCGGGCGAGCTCGCCCGCCAGCTGTCACCCTGGTCGTCCGAACAGGTGTTCGGTGTCGGTGGCAAGACCCCTCAGGCCGGCCGTACCGGCTCGCGGGCAGGGGCCACGAGTGCGGGACCGGCCCACGGCAAGGCCGCCGCAGGTGCCGCGGTCGGTGCCGCCGCGGGTGCGAGCGCCGGCCGCGCGGCGTCGTACTCCGAGGAGCGCGCCTCCGGCCCCCGCACGACCGATGACGACGAGACCACCGTCGCGACCTTCGCGGGCACCGACGACGACCCGACGATGGTCGGCCGGCGCCCCGAGCTCGACCGCGACGCGACGGCTGCCTACCGACCGGTGCAGGTGCCGAGCCGCATCGACGAGGACGACGACTACGAAGAGCTCGAGCCGCCGCTGCCGCTGCTCAACTCCGGCCGCGAGGAGCCCGACCGCGACAGCAGCCGCCTCGCGCTGGCGATCGTCGCGGGTGTCGTGGCCATCGCGCTCATCCTGGCGTTCTTCGGCCTGCGCAACCTGTTCAGCCCCGGCGACGACGAGCCCGACCAGGCCGCGACGAGCGCTCCCTCTGCGACCTCCAGCCAGAGCGCGCCCTCGACGTCCTCGCGGCCGCCCTCCACGTCCACGACACCTGCCGGTGGCCCGATCACGGTGCAGTCGATCAGCGGCTTCGACCCCGAGGGCCGAGGCAACGAGCACAACGAGCTCGCGTTCAAGGCCATCGACGGCGACCCGGAGACGGCGTGGCGCAGCTACATCTACAAGTCCGAGACCTTCGGCAGGCTCAAGTCCGGCGTGGGCCTGATGCTCAACCTGGGCGAGGCCCAGGACGTCCGCAGCGTCTCCGTCACGCTCAAGGGCTCCGCGTCCAGTGACATGACCGTCTACGTCACCGACGAGAAGCGTCTGCGCGACGCCCAGGAGCTCGGCAAGATCAGCGGTTCCGGCGAGCAGACCGCCACGGCGGCTCAGCCCGTCAAGGGCCGGTACGTCATCGTCTGGATCACCAAGCTCGCTCAGGAGAGCGGCGACGAGTTCCGTGACCAGATCAGTGAGATCAAGGTGTCCTCATGA
- the murJ gene encoding murein biosynthesis integral membrane protein MurJ, whose translation MTEAGSERRNRPSLGQMYAREVRRPAVIPEMPGSIGDQYSSWIAEDVAERERNPWDGQVAYDDGSPTGAAPDLWQDDPTEFLPSRKALREVREGYDRPAPADPADAEISIPIPLGRSADSAPGASRVGEAEVGDRGADEKRAPTSTASLGKASALMASGTLVSRVLGMVRASLQVAAIGTGVSANVWSTANTLPNIIYLLLAGGVINAVLVPQITKSLRHADGGKAYTDRLLTLAMTLLVIVTVIFMAAAPLVYRMYDTRATGDRLELGTTFALICLPQILFYGLYALFGQVLNARGRFGWFMWSPALANVIAIAGLVAFLAKTPGWGAHGPEVTGWDSSMVWLLAGSATLGIVVQAVCLVVPLWRDGYRFTPSFQWRGVGLGSASKVALWAFAAVILQQLGLLITTNVLNTQGNGEPGKAAQEQGFLLFMLPHSLVTVSLVTALFTAMARAANVRNHALVRRDLRQGLRLTAVATVPCTVGAFVLGYPLVGSLFGVSQQWAIGSFMISMMLGLSAFGLCVLVQRVFYAYEDAKTPFKMQVVCTIVAAVITLGCLFIPDHYMGIGVGLSLTISNLAQGLIGFRWLQRKVGRVMIHDVIRTYVRLLVASVIAGVVTVPVVLGCDLVLSGRLGAIVALVLGGSLFLVVYVYFSRRLHVREIDDLVSPVTRRLGRLARR comes from the coding sequence ATGACTGAGGCCGGGTCCGAGCGACGCAACCGCCCCAGCCTGGGTCAGATGTACGCCCGGGAGGTACGCCGACCGGCCGTGATCCCCGAGATGCCGGGCAGCATCGGCGACCAGTACTCCTCGTGGATCGCCGAGGACGTCGCCGAGCGCGAGCGCAACCCGTGGGACGGCCAGGTCGCGTACGACGACGGGTCGCCCACCGGTGCCGCCCCCGATCTCTGGCAGGACGACCCGACCGAGTTCCTGCCCTCGCGCAAGGCGTTGCGCGAGGTCCGTGAGGGGTACGACCGCCCGGCGCCGGCCGATCCGGCGGATGCCGAGATCAGCATCCCGATCCCGCTCGGCCGCTCTGCTGACAGCGCGCCCGGTGCGAGCCGCGTCGGCGAGGCCGAGGTCGGCGACCGTGGGGCCGACGAGAAGCGCGCCCCCACCTCGACCGCGAGCCTCGGCAAGGCCAGCGCGCTCATGGCCTCGGGCACGCTGGTGTCCCGCGTCCTCGGCATGGTGCGGGCGTCGCTGCAGGTCGCGGCGATCGGCACCGGCGTCTCCGCCAACGTGTGGAGCACCGCCAACACGCTGCCCAACATCATCTACCTGCTGCTCGCCGGCGGTGTCATCAACGCCGTGCTCGTCCCGCAGATCACCAAGAGCCTGCGGCACGCCGACGGTGGCAAGGCCTACACCGACCGGCTGCTGACCCTCGCGATGACGCTGCTCGTGATCGTCACCGTGATCTTCATGGCGGCCGCTCCGCTGGTCTACCGGATGTACGACACCCGAGCGACCGGCGACCGGCTCGAGCTCGGCACGACCTTCGCGCTCATCTGCCTGCCGCAGATCCTGTTCTACGGCCTGTACGCGCTCTTCGGTCAGGTGCTCAACGCCCGCGGCCGGTTCGGCTGGTTCATGTGGTCGCCGGCGCTGGCCAACGTCATCGCCATCGCCGGCCTGGTCGCCTTCCTGGCCAAGACTCCCGGGTGGGGAGCCCACGGGCCGGAGGTCACCGGCTGGGACTCCTCGATGGTCTGGCTGCTCGCCGGGTCGGCGACCCTCGGCATCGTCGTCCAGGCGGTCTGTCTCGTGGTGCCCCTGTGGCGCGACGGCTACCGGTTCACCCCGAGCTTCCAGTGGCGTGGCGTCGGCCTGGGCTCGGCGTCCAAGGTGGCGCTGTGGGCGTTCGCGGCCGTGATCCTGCAGCAGCTCGGCCTGCTCATCACGACCAACGTCCTCAACACCCAGGGCAACGGTGAGCCCGGCAAGGCGGCCCAGGAGCAGGGCTTCCTTCTGTTCATGCTGCCCCACTCGCTGGTGACGGTCAGCCTGGTGACCGCCCTGTTCACCGCGATGGCCCGCGCTGCCAACGTCCGCAACCACGCCCTCGTACGCCGCGACCTGCGCCAGGGCCTGCGCCTCACCGCCGTCGCGACCGTGCCGTGCACGGTCGGCGCCTTCGTGCTCGGCTACCCGCTCGTCGGGTCGTTGTTCGGTGTGAGCCAGCAGTGGGCCATCGGGTCGTTCATGATCTCGATGATGCTGGGCCTGTCGGCGTTCGGGCTGTGCGTGCTGGTCCAGCGCGTGTTCTACGCCTACGAGGACGCCAAGACGCCGTTCAAGATGCAGGTCGTCTGCACGATCGTCGCGGCGGTCATCACGCTCGGCTGCCTGTTCATCCCGGATCACTACATGGGCATCGGCGTCGGCCTGTCGCTCACGATCAGCAACCTGGCCCAGGGGCTCATCGGGTTCCGCTGGCTGCAGCGCAAGGTCGGCCGGGTCATGATCCACGACGTCATCCGCACCTACGTCCGCCTGCTCGTGGCCTCCGTGATCGCCGGGGTCGTGACCGTCCCCGTCGTGCTCGGCTGCGATCTCGTCCTCAGCGGCCGGCTCGGCGCGATCGTCGCGCTGGTGCTCGGCGGCAGCCTGTTCCTGGTCGTCTACGTCTACTTCTCCCGACGCCTGCACGTGCGCGAGATCGACGACCTCGTGAGCCCGGTGACACGCCGACTCGGAAGGTTGGCACGCCGCTGA
- a CDS encoding NUDIX hydrolase, whose amino-acid sequence MSLYPPRRRTARRLAAVEETSAGGVVIDVRGGAAYIALIARLNRAGRLEWCLPKGHVEPGETLVETAVREVEEETGILGRALVTLGTIDYWFSTPSHRIHKMVHHYLLEALGGEITIDKDPDHEAIDARWFRLERVHEQLTFPNERRIAQMAWMRLAGTA is encoded by the coding sequence ATGAGCCTCTACCCGCCCCGACGTCGCACTGCGCGACGCCTCGCGGCGGTCGAGGAGACATCGGCGGGAGGCGTGGTGATCGACGTGCGCGGCGGCGCGGCGTACATCGCTCTCATCGCTCGCCTCAACCGGGCCGGACGGCTCGAGTGGTGCCTCCCCAAGGGCCACGTCGAGCCCGGCGAGACCCTGGTCGAGACCGCGGTCCGCGAGGTCGAGGAGGAGACCGGCATCCTCGGTCGCGCCCTCGTCACCCTCGGCACGATCGACTACTGGTTCAGCACGCCCAGCCACCGCATCCACAAGATGGTCCATCACTACCTGCTCGAGGCCCTCGGTGGCGAGATCACCATTGACAAGGACCCCGACCACGAGGCGATCGACGCCCGTTGGTTCCGGCTCGAGCGCGTGCACGAGCAGCTGACCTTCCCCAACGAGCGCCGCATCGCCCAGATGGCCTGGATGCGCCTCGCCGGCACCGCCTGA
- a CDS encoding DUF6049 family protein, with the protein MTSRRAGAHGPSARPQGTFLRRVVLTVLLVLLPALAGVTPPSYAEAAASPAASRSQSVAVSLASSTPRVLRSGSGVVLTGTVHNTGTSAVAAPVVHAGIVDDPLDTRERVDRWGRSGEGFDAAQTVASTGLGRPLPPGGRAAFTIRVPASALPFSYNLASLPTSLTVTDGPSITSGSVRGVQHTYLEWVGGTISRPVDVGWVVPLTLPADPDLFGPSGDKRLAAWRRAIGPDSAIAKTLDALDGQPVTWLVDPTLLEPPGAADLTVRARPEPTPTPTTSSSTSSTSSSSTSAGPTSSSTSTASDPSSTPTTGSTPTPAPSGSTSAATPSTSSSSSSSTSEDDEAEPAPATTVAGLAAELRDRLASTRSTQPVWFLPYGDPDLTALHGSGGAAQVRTHLQQPLSSTLRELGTTMPLWPASDVNQSTLFSLISTWKQVRGTQPPTLLSTRQLTGEQRRTTSESGRRLRDGTPVLTYDEPLSFLAAAGGGDPGLREQRWLAETLSTYQQQPSEHRSMLMLAPRTGQASPAQLARLVGAGRGVPWLRTVSTASLLKETASADRSASPVSSRQSPSVPTQRSPITPSSNDVVGHNRSVVRSMGTILVDSSDVTTGWDRALDELGSTRWRGQATAYGTVLDADTTALDSLTQQVAVRPSTVNFFANSGMLNITVVNNLARPVRDVQLVVTPRKRLLWVKRQPTPLSLPAGGRTTVRVPVEAVAAGTVKVDASLTTPGGAPLGQARGKSVQLKVNVRPTATWIYWVLGMVAGLIFVVGLFRSLRKGPRAETAMPLPDDVPEPTEGDDD; encoded by the coding sequence GTGACGTCGCGACGTGCCGGGGCGCACGGCCCTTCCGCTCGCCCTCAGGGCACCTTCCTGCGTCGTGTCGTCCTCACCGTCCTGCTCGTCCTGCTGCCGGCTCTCGCGGGGGTGACGCCCCCGTCGTACGCCGAGGCCGCCGCCTCTCCCGCCGCCTCCCGGTCGCAGTCGGTCGCGGTCAGCCTGGCCAGCAGCACCCCGCGGGTACTGCGCTCCGGCAGCGGCGTCGTCCTCACCGGCACGGTCCACAACACCGGCACGTCCGCGGTCGCCGCCCCGGTCGTCCACGCCGGCATCGTCGACGACCCGCTCGACACCCGCGAGCGCGTCGACCGGTGGGGGCGCAGTGGTGAGGGCTTCGACGCCGCCCAGACCGTCGCCTCCACCGGTCTCGGCCGGCCGCTGCCACCCGGCGGTCGGGCGGCCTTCACGATCCGGGTGCCGGCGAGCGCGCTGCCCTTCAGCTACAACCTCGCGTCGTTGCCGACGTCGCTGACCGTCACCGACGGCCCGTCGATCACCAGCGGCTCGGTGCGCGGTGTGCAGCACACCTACCTGGAGTGGGTCGGCGGCACCATCTCGCGGCCGGTCGACGTCGGCTGGGTCGTGCCTCTGACGCTGCCCGCCGACCCCGACCTGTTCGGTCCGTCCGGCGACAAGCGGCTGGCGGCGTGGCGCCGGGCGATCGGCCCCGACTCCGCGATCGCCAAGACCCTCGACGCGCTCGACGGTCAGCCGGTGACCTGGCTGGTCGACCCGACCCTGCTCGAGCCGCCCGGCGCCGCCGACCTGACCGTGCGGGCCCGGCCCGAGCCGACACCCACCCCGACGACGAGCAGCAGCACGTCCTCGACCTCGTCGTCGTCGACGTCCGCGGGCCCGACGAGCTCGTCGACGTCCACGGCGAGCGACCCGTCCTCGACACCGACGACCGGCTCGACGCCCACCCCCGCCCCGAGCGGCAGCACCTCCGCAGCCACCCCCTCGACGAGCTCGTCCTCGTCATCCTCGACGAGCGAGGACGACGAGGCCGAGCCCGCTCCCGCCACGACCGTGGCCGGCCTGGCCGCCGAGCTGCGCGACCGGCTGGCCAGCACGCGCTCGACGCAACCCGTCTGGTTCCTGCCGTACGGCGACCCCGACCTCACCGCGCTGCACGGCTCAGGCGGCGCTGCTCAGGTCCGCACCCACCTGCAGCAGCCGCTGTCCTCGACACTGCGCGAGCTCGGCACGACGATGCCGCTGTGGCCCGCGAGCGACGTCAACCAGAGCACGCTGTTCAGTCTGATCAGCACCTGGAAGCAGGTGCGCGGCACGCAGCCCCCCACCCTGCTCAGCACGCGTCAGCTGACCGGTGAGCAGCGGCGTACGACGAGCGAGTCGGGCCGGCGGCTGCGTGACGGCACGCCGGTGCTGACCTACGACGAGCCCCTGTCGTTCCTCGCGGCCGCCGGAGGCGGAGATCCCGGACTGCGTGAGCAGCGCTGGCTCGCCGAGACGCTGTCCACCTATCAGCAGCAGCCGTCCGAGCACCGGTCGATGCTGATGCTCGCTCCCCGCACCGGTCAGGCCTCACCCGCCCAGCTCGCGCGCCTCGTCGGCGCGGGCCGTGGTGTGCCCTGGCTGCGCACCGTGTCGACCGCGTCGCTGCTCAAGGAGACCGCGAGCGCCGACCGCAGCGCGTCGCCCGTGTCGTCTCGGCAGAGTCCGTCGGTGCCGACGCAGCGCTCACCGATCACGCCGAGCAGCAACGACGTGGTCGGCCACAACCGCTCCGTGGTGCGCAGCATGGGGACGATCCTGGTCGACTCCTCCGATGTCACCACCGGCTGGGACCGCGCACTCGACGAGCTCGGGTCGACCCGCTGGCGGGGCCAGGCGACGGCGTACGGCACGGTCCTCGACGCCGACACGACCGCACTGGACTCCCTGACCCAGCAGGTCGCCGTACGCCCCTCGACCGTCAACTTCTTCGCCAACTCCGGCATGCTCAACATCACCGTCGTCAACAACCTGGCCCGCCCCGTGCGCGACGTGCAGCTGGTGGTGACACCGCGCAAACGACTGCTGTGGGTCAAGCGCCAGCCGACCCCGCTCTCGCTGCCTGCGGGCGGCCGCACGACGGTCCGCGTCCCGGTCGAGGCCGTCGCGGCCGGCACCGTCAAGGTCGACGCCTCGCTCACGACGCCGGGCGGTGCGCCGCTCGGCCAGGCGCGCGGCAAGTCCGTCCAGCTGAAGGTCAACGTGCGTCCCACGGCGACGTGGATCTACTGGGTCCTGGGTATGGTGGCGGGCCTGATCTTCGTTGTCGGCCTCTTCCGCAGTCTGCGGAAGGGGCCGCGCGCCGAGACCGCCATGCCGCTGCCGGACGACGTTCCGGAGCCGACCGAGGGGGACGATGACTGA
- a CDS encoding CCA tRNA nucleotidyltransferase has translation MSTPPLAPLLQRATAHLAPVMPLLTELGELFTGAGHEIALVGGPVRDAFLGRESPDIDLTTSASPDETEALLKTWGSATWDMGRAFGTIGARRGATVVEVTTYRADAYEPESRKPVVAFGTSLEEDLVRRDFAVNAMALRLPSMEFVDPYDGLADLAERRLRTPSAPEVSFSDDPLRMMRAARFAAQLGFHVEPSAEAAMRDMADRLSIISAERVRDELTKLLLAPSPRAGLALLVETGLADQVLPELPALKLEVDEHHRHKDVYEHSLTVLEQAIALEGPRTVPGLGAVEPVAAPDLVLRLAALLHDIGKPATRTFETGGGVSFHHHEMVGAKMTRKRLRELRFDKDTVKQVSRLVELHLRFHGYGGGEWTDSAVRRYVTDAGPLLSRLHLLTRSDTTTRNRRKAERLSRTYDDLEARIAKLLAEEELAAVRPELDGNQIAETLGIRPGPVLGRAYKHLLAVRLDQGVIGEDAARAELLRWWSEQPESADV, from the coding sequence GTGTCCACGCCGCCTCTTGCACCACTGCTTCAGCGTGCGACCGCACACCTGGCGCCCGTCATGCCGTTGCTCACCGAGCTCGGCGAGCTGTTCACCGGCGCCGGCCACGAGATCGCCCTGGTCGGCGGCCCCGTCCGCGACGCGTTCCTCGGCCGCGAGTCGCCCGACATCGACCTGACGACCTCCGCCTCGCCCGACGAGACCGAGGCGCTGCTCAAGACCTGGGGCAGCGCGACCTGGGACATGGGTCGGGCGTTCGGCACCATCGGTGCTCGCCGGGGCGCGACCGTCGTCGAGGTCACGACCTACCGCGCCGACGCGTACGAACCCGAGTCGCGCAAGCCCGTCGTGGCGTTCGGGACCTCGCTCGAGGAGGACCTGGTCCGTCGCGACTTCGCCGTCAACGCGATGGCGCTGCGGCTGCCGTCGATGGAGTTCGTCGACCCGTACGACGGCCTGGCCGACCTGGCCGAGCGCCGTCTGCGTACGCCGTCCGCCCCCGAGGTGTCTTTCTCCGACGACCCGCTGCGGATGATGCGTGCCGCCCGGTTCGCGGCCCAGCTGGGGTTCCACGTGGAACCGTCCGCCGAGGCGGCCATGCGTGACATGGCCGACCGTCTGTCGATCATCTCGGCCGAGCGGGTGCGCGACGAGCTGACCAAGCTGCTGCTCGCGCCGTCGCCGCGTGCCGGGCTCGCGCTGCTGGTCGAGACCGGGTTGGCCGACCAGGTGCTGCCCGAGCTGCCGGCTCTCAAGCTCGAGGTCGACGAGCACCACCGCCACAAGGACGTGTACGAGCACTCGCTGACCGTGCTGGAGCAGGCCATCGCGCTGGAGGGGCCCCGCACGGTGCCGGGTCTCGGTGCCGTCGAGCCCGTGGCCGCGCCCGACCTGGTCCTGCGTCTCGCGGCGCTGCTGCACGACATCGGCAAGCCGGCGACGCGCACGTTCGAGACGGGCGGCGGCGTCTCGTTCCACCATCACGAGATGGTCGGGGCCAAGATGACGCGAAAACGACTGCGAGAGCTGCGTTTTGACAAGGACACCGTCAAGCAGGTGTCGCGCCTCGTCGAGCTGCACCTGCGGTTCCACGGCTACGGCGGCGGCGAGTGGACCGACTCGGCCGTACGCCGCTACGTCACCGATGCCGGCCCGCTCCTGTCACGGCTGCACCTGCTGACGCGTTCGGACACCACGACGCGCAATCGCCGTAAGGCAGAACGACTTTCGCGCACGTACGACGACCTCGAGGCCCGTATCGCGAAGCTGCTCGCCGAGGAGGAGCTCGCCGCCGTGCGGCCCGAGCTCGACGGCAACCAGATCGCCGAGACGTTGGGAATCAGACCAGGTCCGGTGCTCGGCCGTGCGTACAAGCACCTGCTCGCGGTGCGGCTCGACCAGGGTGTGATCGGCGAGGACGCCGCGCGCGCCGAGCTGCTCCGCTGGTGGAGCGAGCAGCCCGAGTCCGCTGATGTCTGA
- the sigM gene encoding RNA polymerase sigma factor SigM: protein MTQLDALAERSDRDLLSQHCAGDPDAFGELFRRHKDRMWAVALRTCRDPELAADAVQDGFISAFRRAESFRGDSQVTTWLHRIIVNACLDRLRRIKPTSELPEYEMADRHDHHGAVDVKLDVQEALTKIPEGQRMALTLVDMHGMSVAEAAQVLEVAEGTIKSRCARGRSALAELLRDKHGEGYPLPR from the coding sequence ATGACCCAGCTCGACGCGCTCGCCGAGCGCTCCGACCGCGACCTGCTCTCCCAGCACTGTGCCGGTGACCCCGACGCCTTCGGTGAGCTGTTCCGCCGCCACAAGGACCGTATGTGGGCCGTCGCCCTGCGCACCTGCCGCGACCCCGAGCTCGCTGCAGACGCCGTGCAGGACGGGTTCATCTCGGCCTTCCGCCGTGCTGAGTCCTTCCGGGGCGACTCCCAGGTGACCACCTGGCTGCACCGCATCATCGTCAACGCCTGCCTCGACCGGCTGCGCCGCATCAAGCCGACCAGCGAGCTGCCCGAGTACGAGATGGCCGACCGCCACGACCACCACGGCGCGGTCGACGTCAAGCTCGACGTCCAGGAAGCACTGACCAAGATCCCCGAGGGCCAGCGCATGGCGCTGACGCTGGTCGACATGCACGGGATGAGCGTCGCCGAGGCCGCCCAGGTGCTCGAGGTGGCCGAGGGCACCATCAAGTCGCGCTGCGCCCGCGGCCGGTCGGCCCTCGCCGAGCTGCTCCGGGACAAGCACGGCGAGGGCTATCCCCTGCCGCGCTGA